The following proteins come from a genomic window of Lolium rigidum isolate FL_2022 chromosome 5, APGP_CSIRO_Lrig_0.1, whole genome shotgun sequence:
- the LOC124651338 gene encoding putrescine hydroxycinnamoyltransferase 3-like gives MEVKVLSSKLVKPAYNGGAAPATEYIPLSIFDKVTYQMQMAIIYAFTSPAPSTAAIEKGLAAVLAQYRAFAGQIGVNPDDGVPSFILNDRGVRVVEASVDADMVDMAPAKPTPELLKLHPDLEGELEEVVLLQLTRFRCGSLAIGFTSNHVVADGHATSNFLVAWGRATRDLPMGPPPVHHHKDLFKPRSSPRVEHDHRSREYYKPSPTAVVGHHGDGTDNIVIHKAHFTKDFIAGIRANASEGRGRPFSRFEIILAHLWRTMTRARGLGPEDTSTIRLSVDGRHRLGKPAEYFGNMVLWAFPRATVGDLLNQPLKHAAQVIHDEVARVDGAYFQSFVDFATSGAAKKEGLARSALCKDVLCPDVEVDSWLTFPFYELDFGTGSPSYFMPSYFPTEGMLFLAPSYIGDGSVDAFVPVFEHNLQAFKECCYNVE, from the coding sequence ATGGAGGTGAAAGTATTGAGCTCCAAGCTCGTGAAGCCCGCCTACAATGGCGGTGCTGCACCAGCCACCGAATACATCCCTCTGTCGATCTTCGACAAGGTGACGTACCAGATGCAGATGGCCATCATCTACGCCTTTACCTCGCCGGCGCCCTCCACGGCCGCCATTGAGAAGGGACTGGCAGCGGTGCTTGCCCAATACCGCGCCTTCGCCGGCCAGATCGGCGTCAACCCTGATGATGGCGTCCCCTCCTTCATCCTCAACGATCGTGGTGTGCGTGTCGTGGAGGCGTCCGTGGACGCTGACATGGTGGACATGGCGCCGGCCAAGCCCACGCCGGAGCTGTTGAAGCTTCATCcggacctcgagggcgagctggagGAGGTGGTGCTGCTGCAGCTGACGCGATTCAGGTGCGGCTCCCTCGCCATCGGGTTCACTTCCAACCACGTCGTCGCGGACGGCCACGCCACCAGCAACTTCCTCGTCgcctggggccgcgccacccggGACCTCCCCATGGGTCCCCCGCCCGTGCACCACCACAAGGACCTCTTCAAGCCCCGGTCGTCACCTCGCGTCGAGCACGACCACCGGAGTAGAGAGTACTACAAGCCGTCGCCTACTGCCGTCGTTGGCCACCACGGCGACGGCACCGACAACATCGTCATCCACAAGGCGCACTTCACCAAGGACTTCATCGCCGGGATCCGTGCCAACGCGTCGGAGGGGCGCGGCCGGCCGTTCAGCCGGTTCGAGATCATCCTCGCCCATCTCTGGCGCACCATGACACGAGCCCGTGGCCTGGGCCCGGAGGATACCTCGACGATCCGGCTCTCGGTGGACGGGCGCCACCGTCTCGGCAAGCCGGCGGAGTACTTCGGCAACATGGTGCTCTGGGCGTTCCCCCGCGCCACGGTGGGTGACCTCCTGAACCAGCCTCTGAAGCACGCCGCGCAGGTGATCCACGACGAGGTGGCCAGGGTGGACGGCGCATACTTCCAGTCCTTCGTCGACTTCGCCACCTCCGGCGCCGCCAAGAAGGAAGGGCTCGCGCGGAGCGCCCTGTGCAAGGACGTCCTGTGCCCGGACGTCGAGGTGGATAGCTGGCTGACATTCCCGTTCTACGAGCTGGACTTTGGCACCGGCAGCCCGAGCTACTTCATGCCGTCCTACTTCCCTACCGAGGGGATGCTCTTCCTCGCGCCGTCCTACATCGGCGATGGCAGCGTCGATGCCTTTGTCCCAGTCTTCGAGCACAATCTCCAGGCCTTCAAAGAATGCTGCTACAACGTGGAGTAG